TCCAGCTTTGAAGTAATTCTGACCAAACCGCTGCACCAGAatgatgagtgtgtgtgtgtgttgtgtgtgtgggtCTTTGTGTAACCTCTCACCATAACTGTCTCTCAGGCCACAGCTGAAGTATGAAAATGAGTGGCTTCATTTCGCTGTGGTCGCTCTGGGGTGAAAGAGGTCAAATATCACATCGagctgtatgtgtatatgtgtgttagATGCCTAATTTAAACTACCCCTTTAACATGCACAAAAACTAAGAGCAAACAGTTGGTTTTTAGCCGCTTCGTAATGTGAGAAGAATATGGCTCCTATTGCAAAGGGCTATTGAATAACAATCCAATATCCACCCAGCCTGATATATTCTGCTCTCTGAAATGTTTAACCCACTATTGCAAGCAGAAGTCTAAAGTATGTTGtaagttttaaaaagttatgTTACGTTGTTACACTGTTTTCCATAGTAAAATAGTTTAATATGATTGATCTTTGCTGTGtgttgttttagtatttttagtatTCTGACATGCACAAATTGGATATTCACTCAATTtcacaaaaaatacaaacaagtataattttaaaaatatattacatataaaaaaaagacattgttGGTTCATTTGTTTCAATTGTTGCAGTGTTGCCttaaagcaatttttttttattttttttatttagtaacacCTTGGATGGTTGGGGCCACATCATGGGTGATGTGGCCCTCATCAGTGGGTGATGAGGGCCACatcatacatttatttacatattctcCTTAGgtccatttttttgtttgtttttaaacttttaatataatatatgtattgtattaatatttatttaaaaaaaaaaaaaaaaaactctccaCTCTCTCTTTGACCTTTACAATTGCATCTTTTTTGTTGCGGTGTAAAGACTTGAGTGGAAAgcaatatatatgtatgtatgtatgtgtgtgtgtgtatatacagtacagtccaaaagtttggaaccactaagatttttaatgtttttaaaagaagttttgtctgctcaccaagtaaaattgtgaaatattattacaatttaaaataactgttttctatttgaatatatttcacaaagtaatttattcctgtgatgcaaagcagaattttcagcatcattactccagtcttcagtgtcacatgatccttcagaaatcattctaatatgctgatctgctgctcaagaaacatttaatgtgtacaattgtacaaaatatttgtgtacaatattttttttcaggattatttgattaatagaaagttcaaaagaacagtgtttatctgaaatctaatcttttgtaacattatacatgtctttactgccacttttgactgatttaatgcatccttgctgaataaaagtattcatttctttaatttcttttcaaaaaaataaaaataaaaattcttactgaccccaaacttttgaacggtggtgtataatgctacagaagctttgtatttcagataaatgctgttcttttgaactttctattcatcaaggaatcctgaaaaaaaaagtacacaactgttttcaacattgaaaataatcataaatgtttattgagcagcagatcagcatattagaatgatttctgaaggatcatgtgacaccgaagactggagtaacgatgctgaaaattcagctttgcatcacaggaataaattactttgtcaaatatatttaaatagtacacagttattttaaattgtaataatatttcacaatattactgtttttttactgtatttttaattaagtaaatgtagccttggtgagcagacgaaacttcttttaaaaacattaaaaatcttagtggttccaaacttttggactgtactgtatatattttaaaactttcAGTCTTGACAAACTTAACTTCAGGTGCCCGTTTCTAATGTTGGGATCTTCTGTAGGAAAGATCTTCTGTTCTGCAGAGTGGCGGGTGCTATACACAGCCAGGAATAGCACAAGGTTTGGCAGACTTTCCCACATTTTACTCTTATCATTAGGTATTCTGGTGTTTGGAATAATAGTATCTATCCTGCTTCCTCTGTGTTACCTCACCATGACTGAGAGGGCCAAGATTCAGAACTCTGAATAGGCATTGTTGATGTGCAAATGTGAGGTCAACTAAAtaataaactgcattttaaattatagtgagcacttattgtaaacatTCATTCTGAATACTTCATAAACAAGagtaacacacaaacacactgtctAAATCTGTGGTGCCTTGAAGACAAACAGTGGCTGAATATTCAGTTCTCTGCTTGTGGTATATCTGACCTCTTTGGCAAGTACTAGTACAAAAAGACATAGTCAGCTAAACAACTTTTTCTCCCCTTTGAGGCAGAAGCGAATGAGAGCGAAAAGGAAAGAGACTGAGAAAGAAAGCAATATAAGACAGGGAGTTCATCTTTCTTTGTCTTATGGGACATCGAGCACCAGGTGCACCAAACCGAGCAAGAtttctgctgtgtgtgtgtgatgtcacTCTGTCTTACGATCAGTGTGTGTATGGATGTGGTTGCTGTAGTAATGGTCACTGTTGCTGTAGTGATGCCCATGCAGATGTCCCAGTGGGTGATGAAGGTCAGTGATGCATGATGGGTCACACTACCCATGGAGTTAATGCACGTAATGAGTGTTTGTCTGGGTGTGTGTTAGAGacagagagtgagtgtgtgagccACATCAGAACAGAGACTAATTGACGTTTAATTACATTCCCATTGTGCACAGtctctgttctctctctctaacACACACAGGTTAAAATATGACAAGGGCAAGCAGGTCTTCAAGGTCAGGATCTGAATGAAACGTGCTCCTGTGCTCATGTTGAATTCTGGGAGTTCTGGATTACTGCTGTtgagaacacacacatacaatctGCTTTCCCCTCTGCTTCATTAATCACAAAACGCTTTACCCAGAAATGCTTTTAATATAGTCCGAATTTAATTGGCATAATGGTTTGTGCTGGTGTTTTGAAATGGTCTAATTTGCGAGAACACAGATAGCGATCTTCGATCAGTAACAGAATGTGCTGGTCATTTTCTTCACTTACAGGTAATTTGAGTGAATGGGTGGCAGTGTTTACttaagacagacagacagacagacagacagacagaaagaaagaaagaaagaaagaaagaaagaaagaaagaaagaaagaaagaaagaaagaaagaaagaaagaaagaaagaaagaaagaaagaaagaaagaaagaaagaaagaaagaaagaaagaggcaAGTTActaacaaagaaatgtaaagaaagaaagaaagaaagaaagaaagaaagaaagaaagaaagaaagaaagaaagaaagaaagaaagaaagaaagaaagaggcaAGTTActaacaaagaaatgtaaagaAAGAAGCAGGAAGTAAGGGAGGAAGGAACCCCaagaaagaaaggaaggaaatcatggacagaaagaaaaaagcaggaaggaaagaaacaaagaaagaaacagGAAGGAAGGAAACAAAGAAAAACTGGAAGGAAGGAAACAGAAAAaacaggaaggaaggaaatggaaagaaacaggaaacaaagaaagaaacagGAAGGAAGGAAACGGAAACAGAAAGGAAACGGAAGGAaggaaacaaaaaaacaggaaggaaggaaatggaaagaaacaggaaacaaagaaagaaacaggaaacaaagaaagaaacagGAAGGAAGGAAACGGAAACAGAAAAGGAAACGGAAGGAaggaaacaaaaaaaacaggaaggaaggaaacaaagaaagaaacaggaaggaaggaaacggaaagaaacaggaaagaaggaaacaaaaagaaacaggaaggaaggaaacggaaagaaacaggaaggaaggaaggaaacaaagaaagaaacaaacaggAAGGAAGGAAACGGAAAGAAACAAAGTAAGGAGACAAAGAAAGAAACATGAGGAAGGAAGAAAGGAATATATTAAtagaaagaaacaaacaaacaaacaaagatgtAGGAAATAAAGAAGGAAACAGGAAGGAtggaaacaaagaaataaagaatTAGGAAGTAAGGTAGGAAGGAAACCCAAGAAAGGAAGTAAGTCAtggacagaaagaaagaaacaagtagatataagagaaagaaagaaagaaagaaagaaagaaagaaagaaagaaaaagaagcagTTGGGAAggaaacagaaaggaaggaacTGGAAGGGAAAAAAGGAATGAAGGAAGAGGACGAGGAAACAGAAATGTGAAGAAAGGAAGAAATAAACAGAAAGAAGGgatcaaataaacaaacaaaaaaaaaacaagcaggaagaatgaaaaatgaaacaaactgAAAGAAAGGAGTGAGTGGTTACATGATAGAAGTGTTGAATTCCATCAGTCCAGTGATccatgcagagagagagaggggggaacAGCAGGCCGAGCCTCCTCTTGTTTCATTCCTCCCTTCCTCAAACCTCATGAGTGTGTTGGTTCATTTTGAAGGATTTTCTACTGGAACAATATAGGCTTTGTTGAAGATAACAAACAGTGAcccctaaaacacacacacacaccattatGATGTGCCcactcaaacaaacacactctcCCTGACTGAACCTGTTGGCAGAGATGAgaaatgtatgggtttttttgtgttgtttttttgtattcacATTGAGCACTTCTGTCTGTACGTGGATGTAGAAGCACAGGGAAGTCGGTGAGGTTGGATGgttattgcattttaattttcttccacaacacacacacacacacactcccaaTGAGCTGCTCGTCCTGCGGATTTAAAGGTCGGCCGTTATGCGACTGCTGGAGCAGTGCGgcgatctgattggatgagctTTTGGAAGCAAAAGAAGATCTAATCTAGCTGTGTCTGATCTGATGAGTTGTgtacgtttgtgtgtgtgtgtgtgtgtgtgtgtgtgtgtgcgtgcgtgagtgtgtgttggAGTGACCTGTCACTGGCTCTCTGTGTTATGTCGActgcattagaatgaacactgACCCAAATctcacagacaaacacacatgctTACCCACCAAAAGACTGAAAACCTTTAGCAGCTACATTATATACTGTCTGTCTCGCACAAAGCtgtttttcagatctttctGTGAGTGCAGTGGTCTTTTCCCCGAAGGTTCAGCCCGGAGCTGTTGGCTACTGTGGCTAACTCACTCAGCGAAGCGTCTTTTCCTTCTGCTCTTTGTTTCAGTTACTCATCAATCAGAGACTCGAGGGAAACAGCACTGGGCTCTGCCGACTGAAACGTACAATGTTACAGCTTAAAAATATTCGTTTTGAATGCCTGACTCAGCAGTGGTTGTGAACATTTTAAGTGTGTTCATTGAGGTTTGGATTTTCTCATTCTGTGCGACGTGATGGGAGAACTTCAGCTCAATCAGAGCCTGTCTTGTTGATTTAACAACTGAATGATCATATTCGAAAATATGCTACAAAAACCAGAGACATGCAGCTGAATATTCAACACTTTCTTTGAAACTGAGCTATTCTTCAGTCCTCACTTTAGAAACTTTAACAATTTGGAAAATAGGGAGATTGACTATGATTTTCCAAATATCTTAAGCCACTGTTtggaattattttttattattaatattatgaataatGATCATCATAATAACACAATTCCATACAATGATTTAAAGGACttagatgatgatgatgataaaaataaacaataaatatgaCATTATTACAACAACaactattattataattattatttcttCCTTCTCATGTCCTCttaccattttaatttttgttgctTATTACtgatgctatatatatatatatatatatatatatatatatatatatatatataaaatctgtccattatttttaatatatacatatttccTGTCATTCAGTTGCAATATGTACACAAAAATACACTCAAAATGGCCCATATATCAGCCATTTAAACAGCCTGGTGGATATATTGGTCTATCACTATTTTTAATAACTCACTGCAAAACTATGAGATGAAAAAACTTTAATACTGTGTTTTTCTACTTCAGggattgtgtttgtgtttgagaAGAGATGAGACAGGCATGAGATGGCTCCATGGTGGCAGAAGAATGAGCATACAGCTACAAACAAAcactgatacacacacacacagaaagcacACCCACGCTATATGTCAGTCAATAAGAGGGGACTAACTGGGGCAACACTATATTTATTGTGACAAGACTGAATATTTCattctttgtctctctctctcgctctctcgctttctctctctctcacacacacacacacacacacacactcacacacaaacacagaggcAGATGGTAAATCCCCAGCCCcttcacatttttttaatgtgtgtttacACCTTGTTTTAAATCTAAATCACGTTAATCTCCCAGCATGGTCATTGGGgatttgtgtgttgtgtttaagGTATATTCTTTTTAGAAATACCTGCTGTGTTCTCAGTAATAATTTTGCACTTCTTGGAATTCAGTTCGACATGAGTCTGACTAGAAATGAAGAGTCTAATTCCATCCATGCAGACATTTCGTTTTTTTAGTGCACAGAGGCAGGAAACTATTAAGACCAAAATGTTCTGACCAGTTAAAATCCAGCAGTGATGTAGTGACAACAGAATGTGACCGCAAAAATGCTTCATAGCCAATCCATCCCATTGCTAACAGTACACAGGGTGGGATTACCCTGCCTGTCTGGAATGTCTGTTGTGTTTTAGCCTGGAGTGAGAGTGTGCTGGAGtcaggatgtgtgtgtgtgtgtgtgtgtgtgtgtgtgtgtagatcaGCACCGTGTGATGCTATTCCGTGGTTGGCACGGTGACAGGTTGGCATGGCGCTACCGTAAGGAGACTGGCACTCTGCCTACTGCCATACATCTCAATCTGCATGACATCATAGCAgctcctagcaaccacacacaTCACCCCTCCCCCATACACGCCCACAAAGGACCATTCACAATCACGGTGCCCTGGCCTTTCTCCCTCACCGGAGTCTCTCGCAGATCTTTACTAACAAGGATCCATACTGCTGCTCTAAAGTTTCATAAAGCCAGTATTTGTCAAAAGAATGATAACTAAGAAAGAAAGTGATGGTAATGTTGAATTGGAACGGACTTCATAAAGTCAGTAttctcgaaaaaaaaaaaaaaattacaaggGAGCAAAACATTTTTAGGGAATTACATAATTAAGAGCCAACTGACTGATGATTTTTTAACTGACAAATCACAGAATCTGTCATTAATGCAATCACCTGATTGTATGTGTTCCATTCTGTTTTGTTAGAATATTTATGTCTGTTTGGAAAAACATGTGATCTACAAAACTCTTTTGTGAATATGTATCTTTAATTACAAGTAATGGTTCATGGTTCATTTCAGATCAGAGATTTACAGTTCAGTGAGGGAGTCCATTGCAATATCCGTAATGGCTCTCAACGATTCACTGACTAGTGATTCTGATTGATTCTGCTGACTCACAAGCAAGATCTGTTATGACAGACTTATTAAAGCGAactggttcataagagtcatttgtttgccAAACGGATATTACTTTTTGCTCAGatgtaatttgacatttttgactGTTAAATTATCAcaactttcttttcttttttgcatttttgactCTTCTAGTTGGAGACCTGATTTGCTGttccatttgaaataaattatattttaaatgcacatGATATATTGCTGTTAGCTTTAGAATGTTTAGTTGAACAAGTACATAAAACATATATTCGCACTGCACTACACCTTATTCGGTTCCGCGCCGAACACAGTACATACTATTACAAAATGCATGAGTATGCGAAATGGGACACACCTTTTGTCTTCATATTATTCCTTAATTAACTTTAGTAATAAAACAGGAAATGCTTCCAAATTAAAATGATCATCTTGTTTGTTTGAACTGTAAAAACATTCCTAATTTAAAAAGTGACAAAACCAGTGAGGACTCATCATAGTCTGTGTGATGGCTGTGCATTTTAGTGAATAAGTGTATTTTCTTATCTGACCTATTCTGGAGTTCCTCATTAGTgcttacacatacacacatgctcTCTCAGCACTTCTCACTCACACCTCTTAATGAGCACAATCTAATGGAAGTTAataatgtgtatgtgtgcgcacttgtgtgtgagtgtaattGGGGGTTAAATTGAATGATGGTGGATCACCTGCTGTGACAATATCGGTTTATTTAACTACATAATGGGAgtatgtgtttgtgcattttgcATAAATGCGTGCCTCCGTTTTAAAGCGAACTCACTTTCTCAAACTTATCTCTTTCTCAGACACAGAGCAGAAAAGCAAAAGGGCCCTTAGTACACTGTGGCATATTTTAGGCTTGTCTGTGGCTCCGATCATTCAAACTCACAAGGATCATTCTGTAGGAATTGTTGAGGCTTCTGGGCCTAtgcaagaaaaagagaaaattcaTACACATGGCTTTTCTTACTGcatggctgtgtgtgtgtgtgtgtgtgtgtgtgtgtgtgtttgtgcattccCATGGGATCAGATTACTATCATAGGGACTAGTAACAGGAGAATACACTGGAGCTTTTTTCATCTTGTCCATAttctgagacacacacacacaaacgttagtttgtttttggatgtttCTAAGGTAATATTAGGTTGCAATGTCTAATGTAAGGGCAGAATGAGCATTTCCTTAGCCAAAgactgtgtatatatgtgtgtttgcatgtgcttgtgttttgtgtgtgatttATAGAGGTAAATTAGGGTTTCCTTTTCCTGCTTTGCAGCAAGAACTCCAATCAAAAGTCCTATAAATCTAAACCTAATTCGCCCTGACAATCACAaaacccctctctctctctctctctctctctccagcaaCTTCTAATGGAACACAGGAAGGGTTGGAAAACAGAGAAGGTGGAGTTTGTAGCACAAGATCCATGAAGATCATCATGAAAGTGGGCCAAGGTGAGTTaacttacacacacactcacaaaatcacacacacacacacacacacacacacaccttcttTATCTTCAGCATGTCCAAAGGTAAAGTAATTTAAGCCCCATTTGGTGAATGATTAAGTCAGCTGACTCATTAACTGGCAATTAGGTTGCAGTAGAACATGATCCAAGTTAGCAAGTTAGTTTCTGTCTTTAGGATTTGTACTCTACTCTAAGGTCTCATCAGCAGAAATGTCAAAATCTAAAGGAATACATTCAAACATATGTTGTACTGAAATTTATTTCTTTGAATGTTTTTTGTTCCTAATTTGTTCTGTATGTGATTGTATGTTTCAGATCCAAATGCACCAGATCCAGATTTAACGGACCTCCCAGACAGGAACCAGGACAATGAGATCAATAACCCCACAACCAGCCCTTCCCGCAAGATAGACCGAGGCCGAGACGGAGACGGAGATGGGAACGGACCCGTAATGCCCGGCAGAGGTGAGGAAACACAAATAGTCTGTGTTTACACCAGCTGGTTTGGGAACATGATGGTGTTTTCCTACAAATGAAGACAAACTGGACAAACTGATCTCAGTTCAGCAGTGAAGATCTACCACAGTAAATTTCACCAAGAAAACCAGCAGATGAAATACAGCAATGCAGAGCTACTGCCTCCCTCAGGCAGCTGTGTGCGTGCAAGAGAGAGACAGGAGTTAATGTAGCATGTCTTTATCACGTCCTAGCAGCCATTAACCTCCGGGAGGTCTAAACTTCATtaggagagaaagaaagagagaaacagagacagAATCATTAAGAAATAACAGAGGGACCCATGCTGCATCTCTGCAGTGATCACACCGCACAGATTCTTGAGGTCAGATTCTCTGCTCTGAGAGGACACTCAGACATTAACTGCTATTACATCTTCTCAAAATCGGCTAGTCGGTGGGTTATCTGAACAACTAGTCGACTAATTGGTATAATTCATTTAGGTTCAGGATCCCCCTGATTCCACTCGGACATGCTTACATAAGATTTTCAGAAACAGCTAgacaaacaaaataaaccaGAATGCAAGGGTTTCATGGCagtatataaatacaaataaatgcagccttggtaagcatacattgtactgatcccaaacttttgaatagttgTATAGACAGCTAACCTTGCTAAGGATGACTAGATTGTGAACCGTCCCTAATACTAAACTATGAATTCTGCTTAAATTTTATTTGTAAGCCACTGAAATACACAGCTAAACTCCACATGGCTAGTTTGCAGAGCTAAAAGTTTTGTACATGCTGGACTACCATTTGGAAGGATTATTCCAGCCTGGGTGTGTGTTGATTAGCCTCATACTGCTGTTAAATATACTTAACAACACTGATTTTATTGTCAAGCAAAAATGTGTATTCATAATGCCTATTTAGCTGCAGGAGTCATTGGAACAGCTACCGGCGCAACAATAAACGCAGCAAcagttttatttactttaatagGAGCTCAGAGCCAATGCTAACAAACACAAAGGTTTGTTTCTAAGGCCATTGTCGGTTATCTTTGCCTCGGACAACAGAGAGCGACTCTAAACACTGATAATCAGAGCTTGCGTTGCTAACATCATCCTCGACGATAATtcacaatgaaaaataaaaacgacTCTGCACCATTCATAATGTCtgttcttttttcctctcaggCACGAGAAACCAGGATAACAGTCCTGGTTCAGTAGAAGGGATTTTTGGCTCTAAACCGGCTCTTTTTGCTGCCATCGGAGCCGGCTGTGTCATCttcctcctcatcatcatcatcctcatcgtCTTGCTCCTCAAGCTTCGCAAGAGAACCCGCAAGCACTCGCAGCCCAGGGGCGGGACTGCCCTGTCACTCAGCACTCTGGCCACGCCCAAAGGAGCCGCCCAGGCTGGCTCAGAACCGAGTGACATCATCATCCCCCTGCGGACAACAGAGAATAACTACTGTCCACACTATGAAAAAGTGAGTGGAGACTATGGGCACCCCGTCTACATAGTGCAGGAAATGCCACCCCAGAGCCCCGCCAATATCTACTACAAAgtctgagagaaagagagcaaagCAACCGCAATAAGAACTTGTTTTGTAAGGTATTCTGACTCTTTTTTTCATTACCTAACCCCGTCTGCTCCGTGTGCGAGAG
This DNA window, taken from Megalobrama amblycephala isolate DHTTF-2021 linkage group LG4, ASM1881202v1, whole genome shotgun sequence, encodes the following:
- the efnb1 gene encoding ephrin-B1 — encoded protein: MARSDGSWKYYLWILTAMCRYALPAAKSLESVVWNSQNPKFVSGKGLVIYPEIGDKLDIICPKGEIGRPYEFYKLYLVRKEQAESCSTILDPNVLVTCNKPEKDIKFTIKFQEFSPNYMGLEFKRFTNYYITSTSNGTQEGLENREGGVCSTRSMKIIMKVGQDPNAPDPDLTDLPDRNQDNEINNPTTSPSRKIDRGRDGDGDGNGPVMPGRGTRNQDNSPGSVEGIFGSKPALFAAIGAGCVIFLLIIIILIVLLLKLRKRTRKHSQPRGGTALSLSTLATPKGAAQAGSEPSDIIIPLRTTENNYCPHYEKVSGDYGHPVYIVQEMPPQSPANIYYKV